A window of Pantanalinema sp. contains these coding sequences:
- the hemB gene encoding porphobilinogen synthase encodes MQDLVSVSIPRFRPRRLRATEAMRRMVREHRVHASDLIWPLFAVPGTGIRREVGSMPGVFQCSVDEVVEDAKRAHDAGLGGIILFGLPPEKDQVGTGAYDPNGIVQEAVRAVKAAVPGLMVITDVCLCEYTSHGHCGVIHGEELLNDPTLSLLAKTAVSHAQAGADMVAPSDMMDGRVGVMRDALDAAGFSNVPIMAYSVKYASAYYGPFRDVADSAPQFGDRRSYQMDPANSREALKEAALDVAEGADIVMVKPALAYMDVILRVKQATDRPVACYNVSGEYAMVKAAARQGWIDEKKVVMETMVGFKRAGADLILTYHAMDVALWLAD; translated from the coding sequence GTGCAGGACCTCGTCAGCGTCTCTATCCCTCGCTTCCGCCCGCGCCGGCTTCGCGCCACCGAGGCCATGCGGCGCATGGTGCGCGAGCACCGCGTCCACGCGAGCGACCTGATCTGGCCTCTCTTCGCGGTGCCCGGCACCGGCATCCGGCGGGAGGTCGGCTCCATGCCGGGGGTCTTCCAGTGCTCGGTGGACGAGGTCGTCGAGGACGCGAAGCGCGCCCACGATGCGGGCCTGGGCGGGATCATCCTCTTCGGGCTGCCCCCCGAGAAGGACCAGGTCGGCACGGGAGCCTACGACCCGAACGGCATCGTCCAGGAGGCGGTGCGCGCCGTCAAGGCGGCGGTCCCCGGGCTGATGGTCATCACCGACGTGTGCCTTTGCGAGTACACCTCGCACGGCCACTGCGGCGTGATCCACGGCGAGGAGCTGCTCAACGACCCGACCCTCTCGCTCCTGGCCAAGACCGCCGTCAGCCACGCCCAGGCGGGCGCCGACATGGTCGCTCCTTCCGACATGATGGACGGGCGGGTGGGAGTCATGCGCGACGCGCTCGACGCGGCAGGCTTCTCGAACGTCCCCATCATGGCCTACTCGGTCAAGTACGCCTCGGCCTACTACGGCCCCTTCCGGGACGTGGCCGACTCGGCGCCCCAGTTCGGCGATCGCCGCAGCTACCAGATGGACCCGGCCAACTCCCGAGAGGCCCTCAAGGAGGCCGCCCTGGACGTGGCCGAGGGCGCGGACATCGTGATGGTCAAGCCGGCCCTCGCCTACATGGACGTCATCCTGCGGGTCAAGCAGGCGACCGATCGCCCCGTGGCCTGCTACAACGTCTCGGGCGAGTACGCCATGGTCAAGGCGGCCGCGCGCCAGGGCTGGATCGACGAGAAGAAGGTCGTCATGGAGACCATGGTGGGCTTCAAGCGCGCCGGCGCGGACCTGATCCTGACCTACCACGCCATGGACGTGGCGCTCTGGCTCGCCGACTAG
- a CDS encoding HNH endonuclease, whose translation MQVLVLSSNYQPLYTCGIEKAITLVYLGKAVSVQDSEQVLRSPSTTVKVPTAIRLLVKAVVQKYYETLRPTRQAVFKRDKHLCQYCGSRGDLTIDHVHPKSRGGDDSWENLVAACQRCNNRKGDRRPEEANMPLATVPRAPRTIEIASELWSKLMGW comes from the coding sequence ATGCAGGTGCTCGTGTTGAGCAGCAATTATCAGCCACTCTATACCTGCGGGATCGAGAAGGCCATCACCCTGGTCTACCTAGGCAAGGCGGTGTCGGTCCAGGATTCCGAGCAGGTGCTGCGCTCGCCTTCCACCACGGTCAAGGTCCCGACCGCCATCCGGCTATTGGTCAAGGCGGTGGTCCAGAAGTACTACGAGACCCTGCGCCCCACCCGGCAAGCGGTTTTCAAGCGCGACAAGCACCTCTGCCAGTACTGCGGCAGCCGCGGGGACCTCACCATCGACCACGTCCACCCCAAGTCCCGCGGGGGGGACGACTCCTGGGAGAACCTGGTCGCGGCCTGCCAGCGCTGCAACAACCGCAAGGGCGATCGCCGCCCCGAGGAGGCCAACATGCCGCTCGCGACGGTCCCGCGCGCCCCGCGGACGATCGAGATCGCCTCGGAGCTCTGGTCCAAGCTGATGGGATGGTAA